In Streptococcus dysgalactiae subsp. dysgalactiae, the following are encoded in one genomic region:
- a CDS encoding YlbF family regulator produces the protein MLVISEEFIAIEEAIDQLVPCLKKVPQYQAYAEAKAAVEADGNLQVEMSRFQDIKKRYDASKALQEFRPEVRQLRREMLLQKRTLDCHPLVVSMRLAQMDLQEILANISEEIAGAVSDSIFVDTGLPLAPTRPKHPSGSYQNIKEKGLSCFKNKNV, from the coding sequence ATGTTAGTCATAAGTGAAGAATTCATTGCCATTGAAGAAGCTATTGATCAGCTTGTGCCATGTCTAAAAAAAGTGCCTCAATACCAGGCTTATGCTGAGGCTAAAGCAGCTGTTGAAGCAGATGGCAACTTGCAAGTTGAGATGAGCCGGTTTCAAGATATCAAAAAACGTTATGACGCAAGTAAAGCCTTACAGGAGTTTAGACCCGAAGTAAGACAGTTGCGTCGGGAAATGTTACTGCAAAAGCGTACCTTGGATTGTCATCCTTTGGTCGTTTCCATGCGCTTGGCCCAAATGGATTTGCAAGAAATTTTGGCTAACATTTCTGAAGAAATTGCTGGTGCGGTGTCTGACAGTATTTTTGTAGATACAGGACTTCCTTTGGCACCCACACGGCCGAAACACCCATCAGGATCATACCAAAATATTAAAGAAAAGGGCTTATCATGTTTCAAAAACAAGAACGTATAG
- a CDS encoding ABC transporter ATP-binding protein, which translates to MALLEVKQLSKHFGGLTAVGDVTMALEMGELVGLIGPNGAGKTTLFNLLTGVYEPSEGTITLNGQLLNGKSPDKIASLGLSRTFQNIRLFKNMTVLENVLIGLANQGKSHFGTSLLRLPKFYQTEAALKEEALSLLARFQLEGEAESLAKNLPYGQQRRLEIVRALATKPKILFLDEPAAGMNPQETAELTALIRQLKTDFGITIILIEHDMSLVMEVTERIYVLEYGRLIAHGSPQDIKNNPRVIEAYLGGDL; encoded by the coding sequence ATGGCATTACTTGAAGTTAAACAGCTGAGTAAACACTTTGGTGGTCTAACTGCTGTTGGAGATGTCACCATGGCTTTGGAAATGGGTGAATTAGTAGGGCTGATTGGACCTAATGGAGCTGGAAAAACCACCCTCTTTAATCTCTTAACTGGGGTGTATGAACCTAGCGAGGGAACGATTACCCTAAATGGTCAACTGTTGAATGGTAAGTCTCCTGATAAAATTGCCTCACTAGGCCTATCACGAACCTTTCAAAATATCCGCTTGTTTAAAAACATGACCGTTTTGGAAAATGTTTTGATTGGTTTGGCCAACCAGGGCAAATCCCATTTTGGGACAAGTCTCCTGCGTTTGCCTAAATTTTATCAGACAGAAGCAGCCTTAAAGGAAGAAGCGCTATCCTTATTGGCTAGATTTCAGTTAGAGGGAGAGGCAGAAAGCTTGGCCAAAAACTTACCCTATGGGCAACAACGTCGTCTGGAAATTGTGCGCGCTTTGGCAACCAAACCTAAGATCCTCTTTTTAGATGAGCCAGCTGCAGGCATGAACCCTCAAGAAACGGCTGAATTGACGGCTCTTATTCGCCAGTTGAAAACAGATTTTGGCATAACCATTATTTTGATTGAACACGATATGAGTCTGGTTATGGAAGTGACCGAACGAATTTATGTGTTAGAGTATGGTCGCTTGATTGCCCATGGTAGTCCACAAGACATCAAAAACAATCCACGTGTTATTGAAGCGTATTTAGGAGGTGACCTTTGA
- a CDS encoding putative polysaccharide biosynthesis protein encodes MSTEKKQLTQEELMVQGAAWSTAGNFISRLLGVLYIIPWYIWMGQYAIQANALFNMGYNVYAYFLLISTTGLNVAIAKQVAKYNSMGQTEHSYQLIRSTLKLMLGLGVVFSAIMYLGSPLFTSLSGGDAKLIPIMHSLSLAVLVFPVMSVIRGIFQGHNNIKPYAISQIAEQLIRVIWMLLTTFLIMKLGSGDYASAVTQSTFAAFIGMVASMGVLGYYLWKQGLLAAIFSKPDHTVSIDIKGLLLETLKESIPFIVTGSAIQAFQLIDQWSFVNTMSLFTDYSRSQLLVLFGYFNANPAKITMVLIAVAASIGGVGIALLTENYVKKDMRAAARLIINNIEMLMMFLLPALTGAIILARPLYSVFYGASEDRAIHLFVAVLFQTLLLALYTLFSPMLQALFENRKAIYYFAYGILIKLVLQVPLIYLMHAYGPLLATTIALLVPIYLMYRRLHQVTRFNRKLLQKRLLLTLIETIIMGLVVFIANWLLGYTFKPTGRLTSLLYLLIVGGLGMAVYTALTLLTHQLDKLIGSKASRLRQKLGWH; translated from the coding sequence ATGTCGACAGAAAAAAAACAACTGACACAAGAAGAATTGATGGTTCAGGGAGCAGCCTGGTCCACAGCTGGTAATTTTATTAGCCGACTTTTAGGAGTATTATACATTATTCCCTGGTACATTTGGATGGGGCAATACGCGATTCAAGCCAATGCTCTTTTCAATATGGGGTATAATGTTTATGCTTATTTTTTATTGATTTCAACCACAGGACTTAATGTTGCGATTGCTAAGCAAGTCGCCAAATACAATTCTATGGGGCAGACGGAGCATAGCTACCAATTGATTCGGAGCACGTTAAAACTCATGCTTGGTTTGGGTGTTGTGTTTTCGGCGATTATGTACCTAGGTTCTCCCTTATTTACCAGTTTATCTGGTGGGGATGCTAAGCTTATTCCAATTATGCATAGTCTTTCCTTGGCTGTTCTTGTCTTTCCAGTCATGAGTGTCATTCGAGGCATTTTTCAGGGGCACAATAACATTAAACCCTATGCCATTAGTCAGATTGCTGAGCAATTGATTCGAGTCATTTGGATGCTTCTGACCACCTTCCTTATCATGAAATTAGGTTCTGGTGATTACGCTTCAGCAGTGACTCAGTCAACTTTTGCAGCCTTTATCGGGATGGTGGCTAGTATGGGTGTTCTGGGTTACTATCTTTGGAAACAGGGACTTCTAGCAGCTATTTTTAGTAAGCCAGATCATACCGTTTCTATTGATATCAAGGGCTTGTTGCTTGAAACCTTAAAAGAATCCATCCCCTTTATCGTGACAGGAAGCGCTATTCAAGCCTTTCAGTTGATTGACCAGTGGTCCTTTGTAAACACCATGAGTCTGTTTACAGATTATAGCCGCTCTCAATTATTGGTTTTATTTGGTTATTTTAACGCTAATCCTGCTAAAATTACCATGGTTTTAATCGCTGTAGCAGCTTCTATCGGAGGGGTTGGTATTGCCCTGTTGACGGAAAATTATGTCAAAAAAGACATGAGAGCAGCGGCACGCCTGATTATCAATAATATTGAAATGTTGATGATGTTCTTATTGCCAGCTTTGACAGGGGCCATTATTCTAGCTAGACCACTTTATTCTGTTTTTTATGGAGCTAGTGAAGACCGTGCCATTCATCTTTTTGTGGCTGTCTTATTCCAAACCCTGCTACTAGCTCTTTATACCCTTTTTTCACCCATGCTTCAGGCTCTTTTTGAAAATCGCAAAGCTATTTATTATTTTGCTTATGGGATTCTCATCAAGCTCGTCTTACAAGTACCGTTAATTTACCTTATGCATGCCTATGGGCCACTGTTAGCAACAACCATTGCTCTTTTAGTCCCTATTTACCTCATGTATCGTCGCTTGCATCAGGTTACTCGATTTAATCGCAAACTGTTACAAAAACGTCTCTTATTGACCCTGATTGAAACGATAATCATGGGCTTGGTTGTTTTTATTGCTAATTGGCTTTTAGGCTATACCTTTAAACCAACAGGTCGTCTAACCAGTCTTCTCTACCTCTTGATTGTTGGAGGTTTGGGAATGGCAGTTTACACGGCTCTCACCTTGCTGACACATCAACTTGACAAGTTAATCGGTAGCAAGGCTAGTCGTCTTCGTCAGAAATTAGGTTGGCACTAA
- a CDS encoding ABC transporter substrate-binding protein, which translates to MKKKLLFSSVVLLSMASLAACSAAPGASSQAASGTEIGKSLKIGLNLELTGNVSAYGSAEEKGAKLAVDEINKAGGVDGKTIEVITKDNKSDNSEAATVTTNLATESKVNVVVGPATSGATAAASPNANKVAVPLITPSGTTDNLTLTSDGKTNPYVFRTTFVDSYQGDVLAKYASDHLKAKKVVLFYDNSSDYSKGIAKRFKKVYTDTIVAEATFQSGDTDFQSALTKLKDKEYDAIVMPGYYQETGTIIKQAREMGIASPILGPDGFADDKLVELVGASNVNKVYHISGFSASTSDKAVQFVKAYQDKYGTSPSMFAALAYDSIYMAADAAKDSKTSVDLAKRLAKLKDFEGVTGTMTIDKQHNPIKPVSVVELTNGKESSATTVTAD; encoded by the coding sequence ATGAAGAAGAAATTATTATTTTCAAGTGTAGTATTATTATCAATGGCAAGCCTCGCAGCTTGTAGTGCAGCACCAGGTGCTAGTTCTCAAGCAGCTAGTGGAACTGAGATTGGTAAGTCGCTTAAAATTGGATTGAATTTGGAGTTAACCGGAAACGTTTCTGCTTATGGTAGCGCTGAAGAAAAAGGTGCTAAATTAGCTGTTGATGAGATTAATAAGGCTGGCGGAGTTGATGGTAAAACGATAGAAGTCATCACTAAAGATAATAAGTCAGATAATTCTGAAGCTGCGACGGTAACGACTAATTTAGCAACTGAGAGCAAAGTCAATGTCGTGGTCGGACCGGCAACTTCTGGAGCAACGGCAGCTGCTTCACCAAATGCTAACAAAGTAGCAGTACCTTTAATTACTCCATCTGGGACAACAGATAATTTAACCCTTACCAGTGACGGTAAAACCAATCCTTATGTTTTTAGAACAACCTTTGTGGATAGTTACCAGGGGGATGTGTTAGCCAAATACGCTAGTGATCATTTGAAAGCTAAAAAAGTGGTACTCTTCTATGACAATTCCAGTGACTATTCTAAAGGGATTGCGAAACGTTTCAAGAAAGTATACACAGATACCATTGTAGCAGAAGCTACTTTCCAATCAGGGGATACCGATTTTCAATCAGCTTTGACCAAACTAAAAGATAAGGAATATGATGCTATCGTCATGCCAGGGTATTACCAAGAAACAGGGACCATTATCAAGCAAGCGCGTGAAATGGGAATTGCCAGTCCAATCCTTGGTCCTGACGGGTTTGCGGATGATAAGTTAGTTGAATTGGTAGGGGCTTCAAACGTTAATAAGGTTTATCACATTTCGGGCTTTTCTGCTTCTACTTCAGACAAGGCGGTTCAGTTTGTCAAGGCCTACCAAGACAAATACGGTACTAGCCCATCTATGTTTGCTGCGCTAGCCTATGATTCTATTTACATGGCGGCCGATGCTGCTAAAGATAGCAAGACATCTGTTGACCTTGCTAAACGTCTAGCTAAATTAAAAGATTTTGAAGGGGTAACAGGCACCATGACCATCGACAAACAACACAACCCCATCAAGCCTGTTTCGGTTGTTGAACTGACTAACGGGAAAGAATCGTCAGCAACAACAGTAACTGCTGATTAA
- a CDS encoding branched-chain amino acid ABC transporter permease: MLQQLVNGLILGSVYALLALGYTMVYGIIKLINFAHGDLYMMGAFIGYYLINALQLNFFLALILTMVFTACLGVLIEFLAYRPLRQSTRIAALITAIGVSFLLEYGMVYFVGAEARAFPQALKVVKYHLGPISVTNVQLIILLVSLTLMLALQFIIKQTEMGKAMRAVSVDSDTAQLMGININSTISFTFALGSALAGAAGVLIGLYYNSINPLMGMTPGLKAFVAAVLGGIGIIPGAAFGGFIIGLLETFSTAIGLSSYRDAVVYVVLIMILLVRPAGLLGKNVKEKV; this comes from the coding sequence ATGCTCCAACAACTTGTTAATGGACTTATTCTAGGAAGCGTTTATGCTTTACTAGCTTTAGGTTATACCATGGTGTACGGTATTATTAAGTTAATCAATTTTGCCCATGGGGACCTTTACATGATGGGAGCCTTTATCGGTTATTACTTGATTAATGCTCTGCAGTTGAACTTTTTCTTAGCCTTGATATTGACCATGGTTTTCACAGCCTGTCTCGGTGTTTTGATTGAGTTCTTGGCTTATCGCCCTTTACGGCAATCGACAAGAATCGCTGCGCTGATTACAGCGATTGGAGTGTCTTTTTTACTGGAATACGGCATGGTCTATTTTGTCGGAGCAGAAGCACGCGCTTTTCCGCAAGCTTTAAAAGTTGTGAAATATCACTTGGGACCTATCAGTGTCACTAATGTCCAACTGATTATTTTACTGGTCTCCTTGACCTTGATGTTAGCCCTGCAATTTATCATCAAACAAACCGAAATGGGGAAGGCCATGCGGGCCGTTTCGGTAGATAGTGATACCGCTCAACTTATGGGGATTAACATTAACTCAACCATTAGTTTTACCTTCGCCTTAGGCTCTGCGCTTGCGGGAGCAGCAGGAGTGTTAATTGGACTTTACTACAATTCGATTAATCCTCTGATGGGAATGACACCGGGGCTGAAAGCCTTTGTAGCTGCTGTTCTAGGAGGCATTGGGATTATTCCTGGGGCAGCCTTTGGTGGATTTATTATTGGTCTGCTTGAAACCTTCTCGACAGCTATTGGGTTATCTAGTTACCGTGATGCGGTGGTTTATGTTGTTTTGATTATGATTCTATTGGTCAGACCAGCTGGTCTTTTAGGAAAAAATGTAAAGGAGAAGGTGTAG
- the upp gene encoding uracil phosphoribosyltransferase, translating to MGKCQVISHPLIQHKLSILRRQTTSTKDFRELVNEIAMLMGYEVSRDLPLEDVEIQTPVSKTVQKQLAGKKLAIVPILRAGIGMVDGFLSLVPAAKVGHIGMYRDEETLEPVEYLVKLPEDIDQRQIFLVDPMLATGGSAILAVDSLKKRGATNIKFVCLVAAPEGVKKLQEAHPDVDIFTAALDERLNEHGYIVPGLGDAGDRLFGTK from the coding sequence ATGGGAAAATGTCAAGTTATTTCGCATCCGCTCATTCAGCATAAACTCTCAATCTTACGCCGTCAAACAACATCGACAAAGGATTTCCGTGAATTGGTTAATGAAATTGCCATGCTTATGGGATACGAAGTGTCTCGTGACCTTCCATTGGAAGATGTGGAAATTCAGACACCAGTTTCTAAGACTGTGCAAAAACAACTAGCTGGTAAAAAACTTGCTATCGTTCCTATTCTCCGTGCCGGTATTGGAATGGTTGATGGTTTCTTGAGCCTTGTTCCAGCAGCAAAAGTTGGCCATATCGGTATGTACCGCGATGAAGAGACCTTAGAACCTGTTGAGTACTTGGTGAAATTACCAGAAGACATTGACCAACGTCAAATTTTCCTTGTTGACCCAATGTTGGCAACAGGTGGTTCGGCTATCTTAGCGGTTGATTCGTTGAAAAAACGTGGAGCAACCAACATCAAGTTTGTCTGCTTGGTAGCAGCCCCAGAAGGGGTTAAAAAACTTCAAGAGGCTCATCCAGATGTTGATATTTTCACTGCTGCCCTTGATGAGCGTCTCAATGAACATGGTTACATTGTTCCAGGTTTGGGAGATGCTGGCGACCGTCTTTTCGGGACTAAATAG
- a CDS encoding DUF4298 domain-containing protein, producing the protein MTPHDVQKLQELEEKYEAFFPKLEELIISLAQVEAAYDDYRALRAFYGSEDWFHFRTQETEGLKAGILSEDQLYELICEHNDLLGRLLRLSSTMYRHL; encoded by the coding sequence ATGACACCACATGATGTTCAAAAACTTCAAGAACTTGAAGAAAAATATGAGGCTTTTTTTCCTAAATTAGAGGAATTAATTATCAGTCTTGCTCAAGTTGAGGCAGCTTATGACGATTATAGGGCCTTGAGGGCCTTTTATGGTAGCGAGGACTGGTTTCACTTCAGAACCCAAGAAACTGAAGGACTCAAAGCAGGTATCCTCAGTGAAGATCAACTCTATGAGCTCATTTGTGAGCATAATGACTTGCTAGGAAGGTTGCTGCGTCTTTCGTCAACCATGTACCGACATCTGTAA
- a CDS encoding branched-chain amino acid ABC transporter permease, protein MKKENKALLAWILILALVYLILNLLIGTGILGPYYVQILMGIGIAIIMAMGTNLVLGFSGQFPLGQAGFMAVGAYATAILTKYMPTYLGFYLSMLVGVLVAGLIAVIVGFPTLRLKGDYLAIATLGVAEIIRIAIINGGELTNGAAGLTGVLQYTSWPVVYAFVIVIAIVMLNFIRSATGRKVIAVREDEIAAESMGVNTTKIKVITFALAAMTASMAGSLYVGYIGTVVPKDFTIMRSIDYLIIAVLGGLGSMTGTIVAAIVLGLLNMYLQNFSDVRMIIYSLALILVMVFRPGGLLGTREFRLSTLLSKKEKGGN, encoded by the coding sequence ATGAAAAAAGAAAATAAAGCCCTGTTGGCTTGGATTCTTATCCTTGCTCTTGTTTATCTCATATTGAACCTGCTGATTGGCACAGGTATCTTAGGTCCCTACTATGTTCAAATTTTGATGGGGATTGGCATTGCTATTATCATGGCTATGGGGACCAATTTGGTGCTAGGCTTTTCAGGGCAGTTTCCTCTAGGTCAAGCCGGTTTTATGGCAGTTGGTGCCTATGCCACAGCGATTTTGACCAAATATATGCCAACCTATCTGGGATTTTACTTATCTATGCTGGTAGGTGTTTTGGTAGCTGGTTTGATAGCGGTAATTGTTGGTTTTCCTACACTTCGTTTAAAAGGAGACTATTTGGCTATTGCAACCTTGGGTGTTGCTGAAATTATTCGGATTGCTATTATCAATGGTGGTGAGCTGACGAATGGCGCAGCCGGTTTAACAGGGGTCTTACAATATACCTCTTGGCCAGTTGTTTATGCTTTTGTGATCGTTATCGCGATTGTCATGTTGAATTTTATTCGAAGCGCCACGGGGCGAAAAGTGATTGCGGTGCGTGAAGACGAGATTGCTGCCGAATCCATGGGGGTTAATACGACGAAAATTAAGGTTATCACCTTTGCTTTAGCAGCTATGACTGCTAGTATGGCAGGATCCTTATATGTTGGTTATATTGGAACGGTTGTTCCCAAAGATTTTACCATTATGCGTTCTATTGATTACCTTATCATTGCAGTTTTGGGTGGTCTCGGTTCGATGACGGGAACCATTGTCGCCGCTATTGTGTTAGGCCTATTGAACATGTACCTTCAAAATTTCTCTGATGTGCGCATGATTATTTATTCCTTGGCCTTGATTTTAGTAATGGTTTTTAGACCAGGTGGTCTACTAGGCACTAGAGAATTCCGCCTGTCAACTCTATTGTCAAAAAAGGAAAAAGGAGGCAACTAG
- a CDS encoding UDP-N-acetylmuramoyl-L-alanyl-D-glutamate--L-lysine ligase, translated as MISIEHVLNILKKDHNFREVLDAQGYHYHYRGLQFERLSYDSRQVDDKTLFFAKGATFKAEYLKEAIAKGLPLYVSEVDYELNIPVVLVTDIKKAMSLIAMAFYDNPQDQLKLLGFTGTKGKTTAAYFAYHILKESYKPALLSTMNTTLDGKTFFKSQLTTPESLDLFAMMAECVKNGMTHLIMEVSSQAYLVGRVYGLTFDVGVFLNISPDHIGPIEHPTFEDYFYHKRLLMENSRAVVINSGMDHFLFLADQVAHQEHAFYGALSDNQITTSQAFSFEANGQLAGHYDIQLIGHFNQENAMAAGLACFRLGASLADIQKGIAKTRVPGRMEVLTMTNHAKVFVDYAHNGDSLEKLLSVVEEHQTGNLVLILGAPGNKGESRRADFGTVINQHPNLTVILTADDPNFEDPEDISQEIASHITRPIDIVSDREQAIQKAMSLCQGPEDAVIIAGKGADAYQIVKGEKAPYAGDLAVAQRYL; from the coding sequence ATGATAAGCATTGAACACGTATTAAACATTTTAAAAAAAGACCATAATTTTCGAGAAGTCCTTGATGCACAAGGCTACCACTACCACTACCGAGGGTTACAATTTGAACGACTTAGTTATGACAGCCGTCAAGTAGATGACAAAACCCTCTTTTTTGCTAAGGGAGCTACATTCAAGGCTGAGTACCTTAAAGAAGCAATCGCTAAGGGACTCCCTCTTTATGTCTCAGAAGTAGATTATGAGCTTAATATTCCTGTTGTTTTGGTCACTGATATTAAAAAGGCCATGAGTTTAATCGCTATGGCTTTCTATGATAATCCTCAGGATCAGCTCAAGCTCTTAGGGTTTACTGGAACAAAAGGCAAAACAACAGCTGCTTATTTTGCCTACCATATTTTGAAAGAATCCTATAAACCTGCCTTGTTGTCTACGATGAACACTACCTTGGACGGTAAAACTTTCTTCAAATCACAATTGACAACTCCTGAAAGTCTAGACCTTTTTGCTATGATGGCCGAATGTGTTAAAAATGGCATGACCCACTTGATTATGGAAGTATCCAGTCAGGCTTATCTTGTTGGCCGCGTCTATGGGCTTACATTTGATGTCGGAGTATTCCTCAACATCAGTCCTGACCACATTGGTCCTATTGAGCACCCAACGTTTGAAGACTATTTTTACCACAAACGTCTTTTAATGGAGAATAGCAGAGCTGTTGTGATCAATAGCGGTATGGATCATTTCCTATTTCTAGCTGATCAGGTAGCTCATCAAGAGCACGCTTTTTATGGTGCCTTATCTGACAACCAGATCACCACTAGCCAAGCCTTTTCATTTGAGGCCAATGGACAATTGGCTGGGCACTATGATATCCAATTAATCGGGCACTTCAATCAAGAAAATGCTATGGCTGCTGGGTTGGCTTGTTTTCGCTTAGGGGCTAGCTTAGCTGATATTCAAAAGGGCATCGCTAAGACTCGCGTGCCAGGCCGCATGGAAGTTCTTACCATGACTAATCATGCCAAAGTTTTCGTCGATTATGCCCATAATGGTGACAGCTTAGAAAAATTACTCAGCGTCGTGGAGGAACATCAAACTGGTAACCTAGTATTAATCTTAGGAGCCCCAGGAAATAAAGGAGAAAGCCGACGAGCAGATTTTGGAACAGTGATTAACCAGCATCCTAATCTCACCGTTATTCTCACTGCTGATGACCCTAATTTCGAAGATCCAGAAGATATTTCGCAGGAAATTGCTAGCCATATCACACGCCCGATTGACATTGTTAGTGATCGTGAGCAAGCCATTCAAAAAGCCATGTCTCTTTGCCAAGGGCCAGAAGATGCTGTCATTATTGCTGGTAAAGGGGCGGATGCCTACCAGATTGTCAAAGGGGAAAAAGCACCCTATGCAGGTGATTTGGCTGTTGCCCAACGTTATCTTTAA
- a CDS encoding YlbG family protein, protein MFQKQERIGLVIYLYYNRDARKLLKFGDLYYHSKRSRYLVIYINKNDLETKVDEISCLKFVKEVKPSAFDDIDRQFVGNLHREENAMTLTEGASQA, encoded by the coding sequence ATGTTTCAAAAACAAGAACGTATAGGGCTTGTGATTTACCTTTATTATAATCGCGATGCTAGAAAGTTATTAAAGTTTGGGGATTTGTATTACCATTCCAAACGCTCACGTTATTTAGTCATTTACATTAATAAAAATGATTTGGAAACGAAAGTAGACGAAATCAGTTGTTTAAAATTTGTCAAAGAAGTAAAACCATCAGCTTTTGATGACATTGATCGTCAGTTTGTGGGTAACCTTCATCGGGAGGAAAACGCTATGACGTTGACCGAAGGAGCAAGTCAAGCCTAG
- a CDS encoding ATP-dependent Clp protease proteolytic subunit, which produces MIPVVIEQTSRGERSYDIYSRLLKDRIIMLTGPVEDNMANSVIAQLLFLDAQDNTKDIYLYVNTPGGSVSAGLAIVDTMNFIKADVQTIVMGMAASMGTVIASSGTKGKRFMLPNAEYMIHQPMGGTGGGTQQTDMAIAAEHLLKTRHRLEKILAQNAGKTIKQIHKDAERDYWMSAEETLAYGFIDEIMENNELK; this is translated from the coding sequence ATGATTCCTGTTGTTATTGAACAAACTAGTCGTGGTGAACGTTCTTATGACATTTACTCACGCTTATTAAAAGACCGTATTATCATGTTGACAGGGCCTGTTGAGGACAACATGGCAAACTCTGTCATTGCGCAGCTTTTATTCCTTGATGCTCAGGACAATACGAAAGACATTTATTTGTATGTCAACACACCTGGTGGTTCTGTTTCAGCGGGTTTGGCTATTGTCGACACCATGAACTTTATCAAAGCTGATGTCCAAACCATTGTTATGGGGATGGCCGCTTCTATGGGGACTGTCATTGCTTCATCAGGTACTAAGGGTAAACGCTTCATGTTACCAAATGCAGAATACATGATTCACCAACCAATGGGTGGTACAGGTGGTGGTACCCAACAAACAGATATGGCCATTGCTGCAGAGCACCTCTTAAAAACTCGTCACCGTTTAGAAAAAATCTTAGCACAAAATGCTGGAAAGACCATTAAACAAATTCATAAAGATGCTGAACGTGATTATTGGATGAGTGCTGAAGAAACCTTGGCTTACGGTTTCATTGATGAAATCATGGAAAATAACGAATTAAAATAA
- a CDS encoding ABC transporter ATP-binding protein, which translates to MTQISAEAIAIAYDKITIIDDLSLRIPKGEITTIIGANGSGKSTLLKGLTRLLPLNKGAVYLDGQSIAKLATKEVAKKIALLPQVQETTDGTTVYELVSYGRFPHQSYLGKLSQTDKDTIHWAMEATKITAYANQPVDTLSGGQRQRVWIAMALAQDTDTIFLDEPTTYLDMNHQLEILDLLKSLNQTSSKTMVMVLHDLNLSARYSDHLIAMKEGQIKYVGSVREVMTPAVIQDLFHIKAQLIDDPIHNCPILLTYQLQ; encoded by the coding sequence ATGACACAAATCAGTGCTGAAGCAATTGCCATTGCTTATGATAAGATTACTATTATAGACGATTTGTCCCTTCGCATTCCTAAAGGAGAAATAACAACTATTATTGGCGCCAATGGTTCTGGTAAATCAACTTTGCTAAAAGGATTAACCAGACTATTGCCACTCAACAAAGGGGCCGTTTATTTAGATGGACAAAGTATTGCGAAGCTTGCGACCAAAGAAGTGGCTAAAAAGATTGCTCTACTTCCTCAAGTCCAAGAGACAACTGATGGCACAACGGTTTACGAATTAGTCTCCTACGGTCGATTTCCTCACCAATCCTACCTGGGAAAACTCAGCCAAACTGATAAAGATACCATTCATTGGGCCATGGAAGCTACTAAGATAACAGCCTATGCTAACCAACCTGTCGATACCCTATCTGGTGGACAACGACAACGAGTCTGGATTGCTATGGCATTGGCTCAAGATACTGATACCATTTTTTTAGATGAACCAACAACCTATCTCGATATGAACCATCAACTAGAAATCTTAGACTTACTCAAAAGCTTGAATCAAACATCAAGTAAGACGATGGTGATGGTCCTTCACGACCTTAATCTTTCAGCACGTTACTCTGATCATCTGATTGCCATGAAAGAGGGACAAATCAAATACGTTGGCTCTGTCAGAGAAGTGATGACGCCAGCCGTTATCCAAGATCTTTTCCACATCAAGGCACAACTTATTGATGATCCTATCCACAACTGCCCAATATTGCTGACCTATCAGCTTCAATAA